atttagatgaagggattaaaagtaacattagcaaatttgctgatgacacaaagctgggtggcagtgtgaaatgtcaggaggatgttatgagaatgtagggtgacttggacaagttgggtgagtgggcaaatgtatggcagatgcagtttaatgtggataaatgtgaggttatccactttggtggcaagaacaggaaggcagattactatctaaatggagttaagttaggaaaaggggaagtacaacgagatctaggtgctcttgtacatcagtcaatgaaagcaagcatgcaggtacagcaggcagtgaagaaagctaatggcatgctggcctttataacaagaggaattgagtataggagtaaagaggtccttctgcagctgtacagggccctggtgagaccccacctggagcattgtgtgcagttttggtctccaaatttgaggaaggacattcttgctattgagggagtgcagcgtaggttcacaaggttaattcccggaatggcgggactgtcatatgttgacagattggagcaactgagcttgtatacactggaatttagaaggatgagaggggatttgattgaaacatataagattattaagggattggacacgctggaggcaggaagcatgttcccgctgatgggtgagtccagaactagaggccacagtttaagaataaggggtaggccatttagaacagagatgcggaaaatctttttcacccagagagtggtggatatgtggaatgctttgccccagaaggcagtggaggccaagtctctggatgcattcaagagagagttagatagagctcttttagatagcggggtcaagggatatggggagagggcaggaacgggatactgattgtgtatgatcagccatgatcacagtgaatggtggtgctggctagaagggccgaatggcctactcctgcacctactgtctattgtctattgtctattaacgtcctctagaccctctccaatggcagcacagctttcttagatatggggtccaaaactgctcacaatactccaagtgcagtctgaccaatgttctATGAATCATCATCATtagcttctatattctagtcctctcaaaataagtgcttgcattgcatttgtcttccttactaccaactcaccctgcaagttaacctttagagaatcctgcacgaagactcccaagtccctttgcctcCCTGATTTTTGACTTTTCTCCCTTATACAGGAAGTGTAGACGATAGAAAatcagtctacacctttattccttctcccaATGTCCATCACCATACACTATCctacatctgtcacttctttgtccattctcctaatctatctaaatccttctgcagagtcCCTGTTTTCTCAACATTTCCTGCCCCTCTACCAACTTGGTCACAAAGTTATCTATTCCGCCATTGGCATATAACGTAAAGAGAAGCTGTTCCAGCACTGACCTATATGCAACAATACTAgttattggcagccaaccagaaaaggccactctttgccttttacATCAGCTAATCATGTATCCATTCTAGCATCTTATTTGCAATACCATGGAATCAAATTttgtttggcagcctcatgtgcaagaCAGTAGCACAATCtgtagtagtgcaaaaaaaagtgacaataatGGAATAAGCAACTGAAAACATGGCAGCAAATAATAAATATTtcatttcattaatgataaaCACTGGTTATTTCCTTGATTGTTCATTACCCAAAATAATGAATAGTGTGCCCATTGCCTCTAATGATGCTGTCTGTTTCTAACCAATAATAGATAAACTAGTGGTTATCCATATGAATAAGTGGACTAATCACTATCTTTAATAATATTATGTACATTGAAGTTTCATCATACGTAATAGCAGGTAGTTTGTTATCATACTTCATAATAAATGCATTCTTTAACACTAACAACAAACAGATAGTTCATTAACCCTGCTGTCTacagaagtttgtatgttctccctgtgaatacattggtttcctccaggtgctccagttccctcccacattccaaagacatgctgattagtaagttaactggtcacataggtttatttaaagcagaggttgataagtcctGGATTTGTAAGTGCatcaaatattacagggagaagacaggggaatggggttgagaaggatagtaAATAAGCaaaggtgggctgaatggcctaattgtaaccatataaccactacaacacggaaacaggccatctcagcccttctagtccatgccgaacgcttactctcacttagtcccacctacctgcactcagcccataaccctccattcctttcctgtccaatatttttttaaatgacaaaatcaaacctgcctgtaccacttctactggaagctcgttccacagagctaccactctctgagtaaagaagttccccctcgtgttacccctaaacttttgccccttaactctcaactcatatcctcttatttgaatctctcctactctcaatggaaaaagcctatccacgtcaactctatctatcccctcatgattttaaatacctctatcaagtcccccctcaatcttctacgctccaaagaataaagacctaacttgttcaacctttctctgtaacttagatgctgaaacccaggtaacattctagtaaatctagaATGTACTGATCTATCTTATGGTTAAGTGGGTGGTATGGGCTTGTTTGGCTAGTAGgacctgttactatgctgtatatctaattaaaacttttaaaaaaatgaacaatGCATTACCACTAATAGTGGGCTGCTCATTGCCCCTAACAATAAGTGATCAACTGCTAGTACTAATGCAAATATGCAGTAAACATAAATTCTAATGAATGTAATTTTTGATCTAGCTGGATGATTCCCATCGTAGTGTGCTGAGGTTACAGCAGTATGACAAACAGAACTTATTGAACATGAAAGACCTCTTGAAGAAAATGAAGAACCAAGTAGAAAGCTCTTCTGTTTACGGCAAATTAAAAATTGGTGAGATTACATGTTCACTCACTAGCATACCTTATTTGTTACTTTAGCAACATTCATCTGTAATACCAAGCAAATTCATTCAGGTTTAAACTACATTCAATTCTATTACATTGAGATTATAACAGAGAGTTCTTGCACTTtaaacttacttactgcctgttatgccccTGGCATTTGGGTTAgcatgaaggtcctccatctctggtggtgtttagggcttccttcatcatatcagtaacttcctcttggttttcattaCTGTCAGTCATGTAAGTCCCAGGTAGAACCTCAGggataccatcacactcagatgtggaaggattcttcattgctgtttccataataatttagttttaccagtcagggttattAACCCTGTGTTAAATTCCTGAACCTGCAGGACCAATGGactactcttagtctggcctatatcctttgacctgtttggtatgggttACCCGACCAAGGGTCAAAGCATaaggtcctgactccagccaacatagtgcTCCTGGTTATTGAAGCACACAAACCTCCAAGCCACGACAAGTTCGTGGTCCTTTTGGAGGTTGCACTTTAAAGAGTATTCTTAATTTCTGATGCATGATATGTAtaccacagatggtgaatgaaCTGGGCTTACCTATTCCTGGCTCTGTAAGCACTGTTGGGAATTTCTCAATATTGATGTGCATCTTTAAAAATGGGCAATTCACCAGGCCAGATAAAATGCATGTCAGTCTCTTTAAAAAAAGAAAGGGAGGTTTGGCTATACAGTAATTCCCATTGTCCCTTGACTATATGTAAGCTAAAAGTGAACTGGAAGCTTTCTGATTAAGTAAAATTGTTTAAAAAGACAATAACCAAAATAGAAACAATAAGGTCAGTCTGGAAAAATTCTGAAGGTTGAAATCCACATGTACAGAGATACAGATTAATCAAGAACAGTTGGTGACTTCTGACTATATAGAATATATGAAGTGGTTGATATTAGAATATTTGGTGCATTCTACAAGGAgattgaaccagtgtggataacttcactctccttaactctgaactgattccacaacctacagtcccactttcaagggctctgcaactcatgttctcagtaatatttattttgatttgcaagttttgtcttcttttgtgcaTTAGTTGTTCATGTTTTTTCATAaagtctttattttcctgtgaaagcCTGCAATAAgacgaatctcaaagtagtatatggtgtATACATATATGTACTGTGAATTTGACCTTTAGAGGGTGCTTGCCAAAGAAGGTAAAACccgatgggatccaagggaaagCAGCAGTTTAACACAGCAGCAAAAAGTAACAGTTAACCTGAAGCCTAAGATTCAGTACTCTTGCTTCTCTTGATATGTGTAAATTAGATGACTTGGAAGTCATAATTAAGATGACTACCAATGAAGCCAAAATTGACAGCGTGATTGAAAGTGAGTTGGAAAGTCCTTAGAAGATACCAGTGAACTGGTTAGCTGTTtgcaaaaatggcaaatggaattcaaaTGTTAGGCAACATATttggagagggaaaaagaagacaAGAGTTCATGTCTTATGGTAGGAAGGGCAGCCATAATGTCCACTGAGTCCATATTGGCTGTCTGTAAAGCAATCTAATCAGCTGCTAATACCACTGATTACACTAGAAGAGTATGTTATCATATCCCCTGTAATTCTTGGCATAACCTTAAATCTGCACCTACTGACCTTGTACAATAGGGACACATTTTTGTTGTATACTTTGTATACCTACACCTTAATCCTATCTCTCCACAATCTTCTTTGTGCTTAAAATCATTCATCCCTTGAATCCATCTTGGGTAACTCTCATGTGCACCCTCTCAAGGACTACCTCATGCCTCATAAAGTATGGTGACCAGATCAGGACAATACTCTAACTGTGGTCTAATCATGTGTTTGTTAAATAATGTATCATATTAGTATTTAATAACCTTATTCATGAAACCCAAGATCCTAAATGCTTCAACAACTACTCTCTCAATACATGCTTTTGGCTTCATAGATACATACATATAATCCCCTTAGATCCTGTTTTTACATACAGTGTTGAACAAAGTCAAGATTGGCTCATATCTTTACATTTCATACTTCTTTGTATTAAATTCCAGCAGCCACTTATTTGTTATTCTGCTGCATCCTGTTTCAATTGATTGACATAATTCTCATTGCTTGTCATATTGCCAAATTTGTAATAATTAGAAAATTTGAAATTTTAGTCTCCAAATACCCAGGTGTAGTCTAATCCAAAAGCAGATGTTGTTGGGCCAGGATGGTGGCAGGTGTGGACTGAGCCTTTGAGATGTTTAGTACCTGTGTATTCACAAGTGAGGAACTGCTAACCTTTGGTTCAATGAacacataaatatatatatttatatatgaggggtgattgataagtttgtggcctaaggtagaaggagtcaattctaGAAAAcccaacacatttatttttcaacatagtcccctcctacatttacacacttagtccagcagtcgttgGGCATACGGATCTTGTACCTTCAGAAAGTGTccgcagcaggggtgattgatgagttcatggcctaagctagaaggagatgagttatacagctctcgttacatgcacatgcagttcaactctttgagtgattatgcagaaagcttgaagttaataactcatcggggtgattgataagtttgtggcctaaggtagaaggaaatgagttattaacttcaaactttctgcataatcactcaaagagttgaactgcatgtgcatgtaacaagagctgtataactcatctccttctacattaagccacgaacttatcaatcacccatgctatggacactttctggaggtccaagatctgtatgctccactaccgctggactaagtgtgtaaatgtaggaggggactatgttgaaaaataaatgtgctaggctttctaaaattgactccttctaccttagatcACAAACtgatcaatcactcctcatatgcTGTAATAGAAATCTATGTAATGAATCTGATGAGAATGAAACAGAAAATGTGTAGATTCTGATGGGAATGGGAGTTTGGTTGTGAACATTGGGAGAAGTGATGTAGTGAATTAAgtctaaagggaattacagaggcatgattaGAGGGAATGATGTAAAGGTTAATGACATCATATAATTCAATTAAGTTGGATTGATAGATATGGGGTGAGGTCGATGGGTTCAACAAGGGTTTATTCTCTTTATTGATTAAAGAAAAAACTTCAAAACAACTGAAAGTAAATGGAACTATAATTAATTATCTTCCTTACAGGTAATTGTACTAAAGGAATTTTACGTAATATCAGCAGACCTTTAGTAGCACAAATCAACCCATATGGTTCATCATACCCTTATGGAGCATGGGGCATGGATTCAATGCTTGGAAGTCCAACATTGTACTGGGTTGTGGCACTACTTTCTTCCAATATTTATGGAAATACAGTACGAACTTACTCTTCTTACAGAGACTTCCTCATGTTAAATAAGCATATAGATTTTACGGTGACATCATCATACACCACGACCAATTCGATCCAGGGTCCAGGTGTTGTGGTTTATAATGGGTCTTTGTATTATAACTGTTATAAATCTGGAGAAATTTGCCAATTTAACCTTAACACAAAGGTTATAACTAATGTGAACCTTCCTAATGCTGGCCATTCAAACAAATTCCCTTACTGTTATTACAATTGTTATGGCTACACAGACATAGATTTCTCGGTGGATGAAAATGGGATCTGGGTTATTTATGCCACTGAAGAGAATTATGGCAACATTGTACTGAGTAAAATAAGCAGCATTAATATGACTGTGTTGCAGACCTGGAAAACAAAGCTCTTTAAGAAATCAACAACTAATGCCTTTATGATCTGTGGGGTGCTTTATGCCACTCGATATATCAATGTAAATGAAGAGGAAATATTTTACATGTTTGACACCATCACTAATCAAGAGGCCAAAAATCTTAATATCCGTTTTGTCAAATACTCTCCAAATGTGGCAAGCCTTCATTATAACCCAGTAGATAGGAAGCTCTACCTTTATAATGAAGGCTACATGATAGCCTATAGTATCTTGTTTTCCTAAACAATGCAGGTTAATAATTTTATTGCAGGATATTTACTAGATCAAAGATTTTATGGCATTAAAATATATCTACTATAACTTTACTTAAGAATTTTAAAATGCCCTAGGTCACCTGAAAGCTCAAATAACAGTTTGTTACAAAACCAAGAGCCAGAATATTAAAACTTCatattaaaaatagaaaatgatcTTAATATCCAGCAGGTCAAGAAGCATTTATGGTGAGAAAAATATTATTGACAATTCATGTAGATGAACTTTAATTGGAATCTGTCTGCATTGATGCTGTCCGACCTCCTGAGTATTtataacattttctgtttttgcttttttttttgcattttccaTTTGCTTTTTATAATGGGTACAACTGTGGTAAAtatgagagagaaaaataaatcaggACTTTTAAATTGATGACTTCTTTGGATTTAATGTATTCTCCTGCTTTTGCAGTAGCGATGGATTCTGAAATAAACCATTTGCACTTATTCAGTGCATCAAGACACATTATAAAGGAATCATTTTGAAATGTACTTACTAACTTTTGCAATGCAACAGAAAGAGCAGTATTCCTTTATATTTATACACAAGTGTTAAAAGTTCTGAAAGTTATTTTAAACTGGAGTCTATGCACTGAAACTGAATTCATAATGTTAAGAGATTTTCAGCTACACTTTAACACCACGATTGTGTGAGCATTAGGCTGGACATAGAGAGAAAAAGATAGTTCAACAAAATAAAGCACACGCAGTAGCAGGGGAGAGTCACAATTTAATACTGATCCGAAACTAAATTGAAGGGGAACATAATTTATCTCTGTAAACAACAGTATTTAATTACAAGATGTAATTTGTTATGTCAGCAATGATAAGTTCCTCACAAGTCACATTTCAAAGAGCAGAATGTAAAAATTAAATATTGCTTAATTATTATTGTCTTGCTTATTTGTATCTCTAAAATGAGGCCTCTTGAAAAAAgcatgtatttatatttgttaATGAGATGGTTCACACAGCACATTGAAATGATCTGCATTGTTTCGTATGAACTGAGGCTTGCATctttgaatactttgctttattgtGACTAAATAAAATGTTTTATTATATCTAATTGTATCTGCCAACATTGCAGTCAAGTACTGGTTGTAATAATGAATCAAGCAAGGCATTCACATTATGTTTTAGAGATTTAAGATTGCCCTAATGTTTTTCTTATACATACTGAAGAAGCATAGCTCTCAAAATGGGATCCAGCAACAAACGTCCATGTAATAAAATTGCTTAAAAATAACTTTTAAGAGCTATTGGTTTCTGGATGAATACCATCTGGCACAACTCCTTTGCTCTTTGAAAAAGTCCGTTTCTTAAGTCCACCTGGGAGCACGTGTAGGGCCATCATCCGGAAGGTGATACCACAGAAGGTGCAGCAGTCTCCACATCCCATACTGAACCATTGACCTTCATTTTGTGCTTAAGTTGCTGATGTGAGGCTGAAAAACATAAACTTTTGATGCAAGATACTATGAATGTGTGAAGGAGTAGAatgtaaatgacttggatgaaaatgtagatgggcggGTTAGTACATTTGTGGATGATAGtgagattggtggagttgtggatagtgtagaagactggcaaagaatacacaacgatgtagatcagttgcagatatgggcagagaaatggcaaatggagcttagcccagataagtgtgaggtgttgcctgcttttattagttgaggtattgagtttaaaagtcaagaggttatattTCAACTTTAAAGAACTCTGGATATATGCattgaggctttgaagagggctcaggagagttttaccaggatgttgcctagctTAGAAGCCAcatgctatcacgagaggctggacaaactcaggctgttttttttctggagcggtggaggctgaggagagatctgttTATAACATTATCAGAGCTATAGATAGAGCAGACAggaagtatctgtttcccaggatagaaatgtccaatacccgagggcatgcattgaaggagagatggggtaagttcaaaggggaagtgaggggtaagttttttttttactcagagtcgtggatgcctggaatgcactgcctggtatagtgGTGGAAGCTGTTAcgcaccagcagcaatagatcacaaattgagtcaggttttgatgttaaatatatgtttattagtatctactcaagatatagaaaattaaataaacatagaatagtacagcacat
This sequence is a window from Hemitrygon akajei chromosome 17, sHemAka1.3, whole genome shotgun sequence. Protein-coding genes within it:
- the LOC140740513 gene encoding olfactomedin-4-like isoform X2, giving the protein MVALYLTIASLLVPDVVFTSAVSGRENQQVYGVLKNGNQCVCKVEFSDWEFPVERFYQLQDLSQNCSSLLQERLSEITFIESKIQAFIEEIRNETARINQFDTVQKQSLYHPLNFWPLRWELKNLKSELEKIPSPNTKALQKVTSELDDSHRSVLRLQQYDKQNLLNMKDLLKKMKNQVESSSVYGKLKIGNCTKGILRNISRPLVAQINPYGSSYPYGAWGMDSMLGSPTLYWVVALLSSNIYGNTVRTYSSYRDFLMLNKHIDFTVTSSYTTTNSIQGPGVVVYNGSLYYNCYKSGEICQFNLNTKVITNVNLPNAGHSNKFPYCYYNCYGYTDIDFSVDENGIWVIYATEENYGNIVLSKISSINMTVLQTWKTKLFKKSTTNAFMICGVLYATRYINVNEEEIFYMFDTITNQEAKNLNIRFVKYSPNVASLHYNPVDRKLYLYNEGYMIAYSILFS
- the LOC140740513 gene encoding olfactomedin-4-like isoform X1: MVALYLTIASLLVPDVVFTSAQVSGRENQQVYGVLKNGNQCVCKVEFSDWEFPVERFYQLQDLSQNCSSLLQERLSEITFIESKIQAFIEEIRNETARINQFDTVQKQSLYHPLNFWPLRWELKNLKSELEKIPSPNTKALQKVTSELDDSHRSVLRLQQYDKQNLLNMKDLLKKMKNQVESSSVYGKLKIGNCTKGILRNISRPLVAQINPYGSSYPYGAWGMDSMLGSPTLYWVVALLSSNIYGNTVRTYSSYRDFLMLNKHIDFTVTSSYTTTNSIQGPGVVVYNGSLYYNCYKSGEICQFNLNTKVITNVNLPNAGHSNKFPYCYYNCYGYTDIDFSVDENGIWVIYATEENYGNIVLSKISSINMTVLQTWKTKLFKKSTTNAFMICGVLYATRYINVNEEEIFYMFDTITNQEAKNLNIRFVKYSPNVASLHYNPVDRKLYLYNEGYMIAYSILFS